CACGCAAGGAGCCTCGCCATGGAGTGTGCACAGCCATCAGTCAATTTGTTGTTGAACAGCCTGGAAAGTTCCAAAAGAGAGGAGCCGTCAGTCAGTGACCACCCGAGCCCAGGGTAGCCGGGTCCCTCAGCACAGGAACTGCCCGTACCTCCGACCCTGCAAACATCCCCAGCCCAGCTCAAAGCTGCTGCCCAAGTACCATGACCTGGAGAGTGGCTGCGGGGACGCGAGGCCCAATGTCTGCAGCCCCAGCCCGACTTACGCTAACTTCTGCAGCTGCTCGCAGTGCAAAGCATGCTCGATGAGTTTACAGATGCCTCGGTCTGAGATATTGTTATCTCGCAAgctgaaaaaagacaaaataaatcaatctgaAAGTGGAGCTgatgggagaaaaatcaaataaacaaggCCCCCCAAAGAGACTTTCATTCATGCCCTAAGTGCCAGCATCTGTGTGTTTGGAAAACACCTCAAGGATTGAGCACCTCAGAAAAAGAGGAGACACCCCCATTCCTGGTCAGAAAGCTGATGTCATGCCCTAGGTGGGGGACAGCTCAGCCAGCAGGGGCCGAGAGCTCCTGCTAGAGAACACTGGCATCCTCGGGGGTCACTGACCTACTCTGAGGCACTGTTTCCAATTTTGTAACATAGAGTGGATCACCATAGCAGCCTCACAGAAGGTTCCGAGGTGGGATGGTGTGTTGGGAAGTAGCCAGTACGCCCGCCCCCTTGGGCGGGGATGGTGGGTACCTGATGGTAGACCAGTTAGATAAGAGTGGCCAAGACTCTGGAAAACCAGCATGTGGGCTGTGGTTAATGACGTCCTGCTGTCCAGCACTTCACCCCAGTGACGTCACTCCCACAGGCAGACCCTGCCCAGCACTCTTCTCCCAGACACACCTGATCACAAGATCTTCAGAAAGCATCTCTAAAATACAGattctcgggcagcctgggtgactcagtggtttagtgctgccttcagcccaggttgtgatcctggagtcccaggatcgagtcccacgtcaggctccctgcatggagcctgcttctccctctgcctgtctctctctctctctctctctctctctctgtctctcatgaataaataaataaaaatctttttaaaagattttttaaaaatacagattctcaggCCTCTGCCCTGGAGCTGGCAATTCTGTATGTGTGGGGCGGGGCCCAGGGATCTGTGTATATTACCAGCTGTGCCCCGGATTCCTCATTTTCAGGACACCGGGAAGACCCTAACTTAAAGCTTAACAACATGGGCTCTGGAATCCCTCAGTGGAAATTCTGGTCCTTAGCAGCCCCTTCCCAGCTATTTGCTGCTCCCTTCATCTGTAGAAAGGAGGGGATGGTCTTTCCAACCCTACCTGGCTCTGGAGAGTAAAATTTAAAGAGCCAGTGCATAGAAAGCCCTGAGAGCACCTGGCAAAGGTAAAAGCTACCTGGAATCACGACTGCTCGACTGCTCGCATGCatggagcacctgctgtgtggaCACTAGACTTAGGGACTTCTCGATAGTAAAGGTATTTAGTCCTCACAAAAGCCCATCACATAGGTACTATTATGATGTCTATCAaagggaggaaattgaggcacagacaAGTGAAGTGGCCGCACCAAGGTTGCACAGCGCCTAAAGCATCTGGCCCGGGAggtctggctccaaagcccacCCCGAAGCATGGCACATCTGATGCCTCTCCCCCAAGGCCTTCTACAGGCTTCGAGAGCTGTGATTTTCAGGCTGCAGGTCAGCGACCAGTAGGCAGGTCAGGAAACCGACTCTGAAGGTGCTAGCAGCATttttagaagggaaaaagaacagTGGATGGCATAATGCATCACGGTTTACGCAGCAAAGTCATTCTGTGAAGcttctgtttcagttttagaTGCCTGTGTGCCTGCTTGTACCTTCTCTCTCACGCTGGGTCACAGTCAAAACATTCTGAAAGCCAGCACCCTAGAGTCAGAGCCAGGGCCTGAAGAAACCTGTATGGGGGCACTTTGTAGACAGGTTTCCTGGGGGCTGAGGGTTTCTGTTGGCATGGAAACATTTCAAGTGGGAGAGGCAGTATGGCTCTAGGGCAGAGGAGCCCCCCTtgccagtctctgtctctctctctttctctctcttacacacacacacacaggaaatgcCCAAGCAGCAACCTACGAGtcatttcccctccctcccactgctgGCAATTTCGGTATAGAGAGCTCAAGGCCTTCTATGGCTCATGGAAAATCAAGCTGGTTCCCACAAACCTCCCGAGACCCAGGGACTGAGGATCCCTGGGGACAGGCCCTAGAATCTGCATTTCCACAAGCTCCTTTGCACCTATAGGCCAAGCACAGGAAGCAGACCATCCTCTGAAAATAGAGACAGACCTCGAGCCCCTCCCCCAAACAGCCCTCAGCCACATCCTGGGAGTGACCTGGGCTTTTCTGAGGAGAGGGGGTCCATTCATTCTAGGGATGGACTGGTCTGTAAGGATCACCCAGGCCAGTGGTTCCTGACCTCTTGGGGCTCGAGGACCCCTTTGGGAACAACAGGTCCACTATTCAGAGAAACCCATGTTCATATTAATGTCAGGAAAATGTCTCACAGACAGGTCTCAGGCTTCCTGAGTGAAAATATGGTGTTTTGTCCTTCCTGGGGAAATAGAGTATGGTGCAGGCCATCTTCTGTTTGCCGGGCCAGATCCACTTTCCCCTCTCTACCTGGATCTCTGTCCTGAGCGGGTGATGCCCATGGACTACAGCAGCAGGCATCCTGCCCTGGCCCCCTGTTAGGTGGTCAAGGCAAGagcaggaaggggaggcaggacCAGGGTTTATTCCCACACTCTCCCAGCCCTCTGCAGCCTCAGTTCCTATCAGGCAACCTTCTCCACACCtgccccccagctctgcccctctaGGTCTAAGGAGAGACagccctcttcccacccccacgCCACAGTCACTGGCCCCAGGACCCTGCACTGTCCCTTCTCGCTCGTCCTTACTACTGCTCAAGCCTCTGTAAACAGTCCTTTTACTAAACTCTCTGCAAATCACCCAACTTAAATGTGTCAACTATTTCCTCTGGATATTTTcataacatatattatttataatatccacATTAACTATGTGATGTATGCTACatgttattattacattatatctATAAACTTACAGCCATGGGCCTTACAAAAGGGATAACACAGGCCATCACAGTTTCTAATAGATACGCATATGtttggggcatctaggtggctcagtggttgagcatctgcctgtggcccTGCAGCTGGACCACAACTCTGTTGGTGACATTGGCGTGGAGCAGCTGACCTGAgcatggctcaggtcatgatcccgggttcctgggatcaagtcccgcattgggctccctgcatggagcctgcttctccctccgcctacgtctctgcctctctctctctgtctctcatgaataaataaataaaatcttaaaaaaaaaatatgcatatgtttgttccaaagagaaaaagaaaccttgcTGCTCTGCCCCAAGAAGATATACCATCCTAATATATTCAAGGAGAGGCTTGTTTCTTGTTGAGGGCCAAGTAAGGGATAAACCAAAAGCCCCAGAAGGCTGGGAGTAGATTTTAACTTTAAGTGACCCCTTCTGCTTTCTGAGGTTTTAAATGGGGAGGAGGACATCCCCCTTTCAAGGCAGGAAGGGAAGCTGAGGAGCCTGAAACATGCTGGCTGCTAAACCCTCTGTTCTCATCTGGCCCAAGACGTGGAGAGACCTCCACAGATGCTGGAACAAATGTTCCAAAGAGGGGAACCTCACACCTTCAGATGCAGTGCTAGAAGCAGTACAGGTGACAGCAAAACCTCATGTGGATGCCACACTGCACAAGGGATGAAAGGGTAGGTGCAAGTCTGCAGCTGCTTTCTAGCTCTTGCATCCTGACATTCTCATCTCATTGGGATTTTAAAATCTCTCATGGGACACAAGTCACCTTTAAATTTGGGGTGGTTCCTAACACGCACACACATGTTTGCACAAAACTCTGCATGTCACTTCAAGGCCCTCATCGAGCTTGAAACCTAGCCACAGGCAGGTTGCTGGTGGGAACAAGGACCTGGCACCAGAAAGATATGATATATTAATCCCAGGTCTGCCATTTCCTGTGTCACTCTAAACCAGTCACTTTGTTTCTCTGGGCCTCAAACGAGGATCACGGGGAGAATAATGTCCCTGCCAATGGCCCAGGGCGTGTGCAGAGATTAAAGGGATTAAtttcaggtgcctgggtgactcagtcggttaagcaactaccttgggctcaggttgtgatcccagggtcctggtatggagtcccacatcaggctccctgctccatctctgcctccccgcccccccccatgaacaaatattttttttaaattttttttaaaaataaaaaaataaagggattaaTTCCAGGAAGTGTGTTACACAGCACCTGACACACAGGACACTCAATAAACCTGGCTGTCGCTGTGGCCATGAAGCTAAGGCCCAGACCAGGGAAGGGGTGGCAGCGGGGCTGGCTCCAGGCCGAGACCCTGGGAACCCAGCACCGTGCTCCCACCACGCACCTCAGTGCCGGCCTGCCTACCACACCCCGCCAGCACTGCCCTGCGACACTCACTAAAGAGCCTTGCAGACACTGAGGCACGGCAGCAGCTGCTCCACGCCAATGTCACCAACAGAGTTGTGGTCCAGCTGCAGGGCCACAGGCCGCCGGAGGTGCCGCAGCACGAAGGCCAGGGCAGCGCACTCGGGGGGGCCCACGCCGCAGAACGTCAGCTTCAGGTGCCCCACCGTTAGCCCACGCACCGCCTCCCGGGCCAGCCGCTCCTCCTGCATCTCGTACAGGCTCCGGATGAGCCAGAGGAAGCCGGGCATGGCGTGCATGCTCTTGGCCTCCCCTGGCACAGCTGGTGGGATGGAGCGGAAGTGCTGGTGGAGGCTGCGGGACAGACAGCCCTGGGCCCGGCCCTGGAGCCGCAGCAGGGCCTCCTCATTGGCCTGGCACTCGGCCAGCAGGCCCCGGTGCTCCCGGGACAGCAGCCCTGCCAGGAAGGCTGCCGTTATCTGGAGGTTGTGCGGCTCAGCCTCCTGCAGCAAAGCTGCCAAGCTGCCCTCCTTGCGCTCTGAGCGCGGCACGCACGTTGTGGGCAGAAGCCTGGCCAGCAGCGAGCTGCGTGGCCCGTGACAACTGAAGAGTTGTCTAAGCAAGGACGGTGACACGTCAGTGCTGAGCACAAGGTACAAGGCTGCAAAAAAACACTGGAAGGTGATGTGCAGGAATTCCAGGGGGGTGGTGCTCCCAGGCCCCACGCTCTTGGCATGCACCAGGAAGCCAAGAGAAATGTCCTCATCATCAATGTGTGCTGCCTGGAGCTGCTTGGCGGAGAACACGTAGCAGCACATGCCCAGACCCCAGAGAGCCAGCCGGCCCAGGTGCAGGagggtggggagcctgcctcgAAGCAAGCGGGATCCCAGACTGTGGGGGACGGAGTCTGGCGGGGAGGCATGCAGCAGAAAATGCTGCAGGATCAGCAGGTATATGTCCGTGGAGGTCTTTGGGGACCCCCCGCCATGCAACAACAGCTCCTGGTGGCATTTGGACACCATCCATGAGACAACAGGAAGGTGGCACAAACCATGCAGGGCTGAGGTCGTTTTGAGCAGGCGGATGAGGCGGTCGGCCACCCCTGGCTCACGGTGGCACTTCCTCAGGTACAGCTCAATGCCCTCTTCCGAGAAGCCCTTCAGGTTGATTTCCAAGCGCAGGTACTTCCTGAGTAATGCCGACACTGCATCAGGACGGCTGGTCAACACCTTGCGGGCATTCTTTAGCAAGTTGCCCTGCAGAAGGTTGAACAGCAGATTCTGGACAGATGTGGGGTCGGTCGGAGAGCAGTGACGCTCATGATCTGAGAACCTGAACCTGAACTCATCAAAGCCATCGAAGGTTAAGAGGACACGGTTGGGGTGGTCAAGGAGGAACTGAAAGACATCCTGTTGGCCAAAGTCAGGCCAACAGCAGTGTTCAAAGAGCAGCATCTGCACAGAGAGCGGCTTTGCCACGCACTGCAGCTGCCGACAGCTGAAtgggaagacaaagagaaattccTGGAAGTCACGCCCTGCAGCCCACAGCAGGTGCATTCGCTGCAGCAATGTGCTCTTACCACTGCCCGCCTCACCCACCACCAGCACAGTGTCTGCATCTTCATTGAGGTGGCCACAGGTACTGAAGAGTTCCTCCAGGCTTAGGGTAGCAGGGCTCTTCTGCGGGGATCTGGCCAGACCCATTTCTGTTCGGATCTCCAGAACATTCTCTGTATATATTTCCTCCAGGCAAAGATTCTCTGCCCCATCATAGGTGCTCAGAAAGCGAGACTGAGCAGATATCGTGGTCCTCAGCTTGGACATGTACTTCTTACATGCGGCATCTGGAAGACCGAAGAAGAGGCCAATGAGGTAGGATGGTGAGCAAGACGGGACCTGAGGGGGCTGCATAGGGAAATGTGATCTTAGGCATGGAGAGAAGAGCCAGTGCTTGGGAGTTATGGCTCTCCACTTATAAGCTATAACATTCCTAAGCCTGGGATTCCCCACTGTGAAGTGGAAAAATGGTGGTCTCTACCTTATAGGGTTTACACGGATCAATTAAGATAATTCATGTCAAGTGCTTCATTCAGTGTTTAGGCATTTAGATTAAATGTTAACTAgtggtattattattactactgaCATCAAGAACAGCTGTAAATTAGAAGGAGCACCAGGCTAGGATCAGAAGACCTGCATGCCAATGCCCATCTCACCATACTGGTTAGATGGCCTTAGATAAGCCACTTCACCACTCAACCTCAAACACAGGACACACAGGACACTCAATAAACCTGGCTGTCGCTGTGGCCATGAAGCTAAGGCCCAGACCAGGGAAGGGGTGGCAGCGGGGCTGGCTCCAGGCCGAGACCCTGGGAACCCAGCACCGTGCTCCCACCACGCACCTCAGTGCCGGCCTGCCTACCACACCCCGCCAGCACTGCCCTGCAACACTCACTAAAGAGCCTTGCAGACACTGAGGCACGGCAGCAGCTGTgtctttctaaagaaaaacagGTGTGAAAGCCTAGCAGCCCAGTTTCTGAAGTCAGATATGCCTGGGTTTAAAAGCTGGCTCTGTCATTAGCCTGCACAAGtcactcctttcctttccttcctacttACTTAGCTCCAAAATTGGGGACAATCCATACCTTGAAAAGACTGTTACAGAAAGACAtgagataaaatagaatttagaagAATGTCTGACATGTGGTAAACTCTCAAAAGatggtatttataaaaaaaaaaaaaagatggtatttATTATCATGATTACTAACATGTTTGGTAGGCACAACAGCAGCACCATGTCTTAATCCTCAggatctgtgaatatgttaccttacttGCAAAAAAAGGGACTAGATAGACGTGATTAAACTAAAGAGACAGGGACATTATCCTGGATGATCCAGGTCGACCTAGCCCTGTTTGGTCTCAGGGTCACCAGGGTGCCAGGGTCAAGCACTTGGACAAGAGTCCTGCATCCAGATTCACTTCCCCATCTCCTTCATGTAACCCTCGGCAACCTTCTTGCGCGCAGGGTGTGTCCACAGGGCTGCTGTTTTTTCTTTACCATCCTAATAACCAATGTGAGCAAACCACTTTCTGTGTCAGGGCTCAGTTCCCCTTTTAGGGAATGGGGAAGTAGTAGTCCAGAGCCCCCAGGGTGGGGGGGACCTTAGAGCATCATGGCctcactgtttcctttttttttttttttttttaattttatttatttatgataggcacacagtgagagagagagaagcagagacataggcagagggagaagcaggctccatgcaccgggagcccgacgtgggattcgatcccgggtctccaggatcgcgccccgggccaaaggcaggcgccaaaccgctgcgccacccagggatcccggcctcACTGTTTCCAAACAAATATTCAAAGCTAACAAGTAATTCTCACAGAGCACACAATATCCCAAAGCTATATTTATGGTCATCCAAAGCACCTGCCCTGTGTTTGTGTTCCATCTTCTGTTCTCAGAGCTGATGATTATCACTGCTCTTAATGCCCTCTGGAGATACCAGGAGCCCTGAATGGATACCATAAAATATACACTTTCCTTTCTAATACCCTGAGTTCTAATGCAGGTTTTCCAGACACCACCACCAATAtaaaattatccaaaaaaaaaaaatctgtctcatTTTAAAACAGGCATACGTCAATTGTCAATTTTGGAATGGTCACCCTGGGGAATCTGACACCGTGTCATAGAGTTACAACACATGAAAGCTGGCTGTGCTTGATGATGTCAACAGCAAACTTTAACCAAGGGCCAACCCAAGCACTGTGCTCTGTGCTGCGGAGCCCCTGCTGGGACACTGACGTCTGTGCTCTATTCTCAGGGAGGTGGTACACACCAAAGTGCCAAGCACTGGCTTCTGGCCATCCTTCCCACAGGCATGCTTGCTGCCCAGAGGGTAGAGCCCAGGATGGTAAATCTACCTGCCAGCACCACCCACAActcggggcggggggtgcccACTGCCAATAAGCAATCCCTACAGAGATGTAGGAGTGAGATATGCCAGGCTTGCGCCTTCTCTTTACAACTGACAATCTCTTCTcccaagaaaaggaaagcatCAGTGGAGACAGTATAAAACCAGATCCATCCTCCCACCTCGTTGCCCACCCTCCTTGCCCCAGTTTCCACcgtaaagtggaaaaaaatgacaCCGATTTGTCAAGGTTGCCACAAAGGACAGATATTGTGAATAAAGCACCTGGCAGGATGCCTGTGATGTTCTAGCTGTGGTATCCaagcccccaccaccaccaccccacacgATTCCTGGGTTGGGTTGCTGACCATGTGCAATGAGAGATACCACATTATCTAAATCCATTTGGTCCTGGAGTTTCTGATAGTGAGTAGCTAAATTACAGAAATCAAGAGATAACAACCCTATCTCAAAAGTGGATCCTTTTCAGGACAGATAATAAGAGTTTGGCTAGCGAGGAACAGCTGTATTAGCTTCAGTGCGCAGTTGGCTCCAGTTATCACTGTGCAGCTCAGGAAGTCATAAAAGCTAACCCTAATATTACACATGATAATCCTTTCAATCCTCCCAATAGCCCAGTGAGTCAGTGGTGCTGTTATCCTTGAAATCAGGAAACTAAGTCTTAGGGAGGCTTGCACAGCCCGTAAGTGGAATTCTAATGGATGCATCTTGCTCTGGAGTTTTGCTCTTCACTGTGAATCCCTATagcctttcttcccctttctgaTGAACTGagaacatatatatgcatatatatgtacctTCAGAAGGCAGGGCCAACGGGACTGGCAATTCCTGAACATGTCGTAGAAGGAAGGCAGCCAACCCATTTGCCTTCACCGTGGCAAGATCGAGGAGCCTCCTTGCCTATggggagatcaagagtcagtatCTTTCCAGAAAGGCTGGTGGAGATGAAGTGGGAAGGTTTCTACCGATTACTACAATTTCATCTCCTTTCCACCACaacaaaaggacagaaaaacacCCAAACAGCAAGATGAGTTTGAAGAAGTCACCATGGTGTTGCATGGTACACACCTACCTGGTCTGGCTCccactgaaacaggaagaaaaaaagacatatatcTATAAACCTGCAAGGATAGAAAAAACAATGCTGGATGCTAGAAATCGTTTGGAAGAGAGATGATTTCATGGAACCCTAAGGCTTAAAATACCAGCACGAGTCTCACATTTTCACAGTTTCATCTCCAATCTGAACAGCTGCCCTGAAACTTGGACATACACATCTAAAACTGCCTACCCACCATCGCTACTTAGATGTCCCCTAATCACCTCCCACTTAACGTACCCAAAACCAAACTCATAATCTACACCCACCCCTCAACTTGCAGCCTTCCTCCTTCCAGTTAATGTCaactccaccctccacccttccACTTGCTCAGAATGACCCTTGAAGTCTCTCCTCTGCGATCCACCAACAAATCCTGTTGGCTTGAATGCATTTTCAGAACAGCACAATAGAAGGATAATGCAAGACACAAATACCAGAGATGTATTTGTAATTTTGAGTCTTCTAGtagccatatttttaaagtaaaaaattaatgaaatcaat
The Vulpes vulpes isolate BD-2025 chromosome 2, VulVul3, whole genome shotgun sequence genome window above contains:
- the NOD2 gene encoding nucleotide-binding oligomerization domain-containing protein 2 isoform X2 — protein: MCTQEAFQTQRSQLVGLLVSGSLEGFESILDWLLSWEVLSWEDYEGLSLLGQPLSYLARRLLDTVWNKGTWGCEQLVAAVREAQTDCQALELSSCWDPHSPHPARDLQSHRPAIVRRLYSHVEDVLNLAWEQGFISQYERDEIRLPIFTSSQRARRLLDLATVKANGLAAFLLRHVQELPVPLALPSEDAACKKYMSKLRTTISAQSRFLSTYDGAENLCLEEIYTENVLEIRTEMGLARSPQKSPATLSLEELFSTCGHLNEDADTVLVVGEAGSGKSTLLQRMHLLWAAGRDFQEFLFVFPFSCRQLQCVAKPLSVQMLLFEHCCWPDFGQQDVFQFLLDHPNRVLLTFDGFDEFRFRFSDHERHCSPTDPTSVQNLLFNLLQGNLLKNARKVLTSRPDAVSALLRKYLRLEINLKGFSEEGIELYLRKCHREPGVADRLIRLLKTTSALHGLCHLPVVSWMVSKCHQELLLHGGGSPKTSTDIYLLILQHFLLHASPPDSVPHSLGSRLLRGRLPTLLHLGRLALWGLGMCCYVFSAKQLQAAHIDDEDISLGFLVHAKSVGPGSTTPLEFLHITFQCFFAALYLVLSTDVSPSLLRQLFSCHGPRSSLLARLLPTTCVPRSERKEGSLAALLQEAEPHNLQITAAFLAGLLSREHRGLLAECQANEEALLRLQGRAQGCLSRSLHQHFRSIPPAVPGEAKSMHAMPGFLWLIRSLYEMQEERLAREAVRGLTVGHLKLTFCGVGPPECAALAFVLRHLRRPVALQLDHNSVGDIGVEQLLPCLSVCKALYLRDNNISDRGICKLIEHALHCEQLQKLALFNNKLTDGCAHSMARLLACKQNFLALRLGNNHITAAGAQALAKGLRANTSLQFLGFWGNKVGDEGAQALAEALGDHQSLRWLSLVGNDIGSVGARALALMLEKNVALEELCLEENHLRDEGVCSLAKGLERNSSLKVLKLSNNCITYLGAESLLQALEKNDTILEVWLRGNTFSLEEMERLSQRDTRLLL
- the NOD2 gene encoding nucleotide-binding oligomerization domain-containing protein 2 isoform X1; its protein translation is MTEVTACYEMCTQEAFQTQRSQLVGLLVSGSLEGFESILDWLLSWEVLSWEDYEGLSLLGQPLSYLARRLLDTVWNKGTWGCEQLVAAVREAQTDCQALELSSCWDPHSPHPARDLQSHRPAIVRRLYSHVEDVLNLAWEQGFISQYERDEIRLPIFTSSQRARRLLDLATVKANGLAAFLLRHVQELPVPLALPSEDAACKKYMSKLRTTISAQSRFLSTYDGAENLCLEEIYTENVLEIRTEMGLARSPQKSPATLSLEELFSTCGHLNEDADTVLVVGEAGSGKSTLLQRMHLLWAAGRDFQEFLFVFPFSCRQLQCVAKPLSVQMLLFEHCCWPDFGQQDVFQFLLDHPNRVLLTFDGFDEFRFRFSDHERHCSPTDPTSVQNLLFNLLQGNLLKNARKVLTSRPDAVSALLRKYLRLEINLKGFSEEGIELYLRKCHREPGVADRLIRLLKTTSALHGLCHLPVVSWMVSKCHQELLLHGGGSPKTSTDIYLLILQHFLLHASPPDSVPHSLGSRLLRGRLPTLLHLGRLALWGLGMCCYVFSAKQLQAAHIDDEDISLGFLVHAKSVGPGSTTPLEFLHITFQCFFAALYLVLSTDVSPSLLRQLFSCHGPRSSLLARLLPTTCVPRSERKEGSLAALLQEAEPHNLQITAAFLAGLLSREHRGLLAECQANEEALLRLQGRAQGCLSRSLHQHFRSIPPAVPGEAKSMHAMPGFLWLIRSLYEMQEERLAREAVRGLTVGHLKLTFCGVGPPECAALAFVLRHLRRPVALQLDHNSVGDIGVEQLLPCLSVCKALYLRDNNISDRGICKLIEHALHCEQLQKLALFNNKLTDGCAHSMARLLACKQNFLALRLGNNHITAAGAQALAKGLRANTSLQFLGFWGNKVGDEGAQALAEALGDHQSLRWLSLVGNDIGSVGARALALMLEKNVALEELCLEENHLRDEGVCSLAKGLERNSSLKVLKLSNNCITYLGAESLLQALEKNDTILEVWLRGNTFSLEEMERLSQRDTRLLL
- the NOD2 gene encoding nucleotide-binding oligomerization domain-containing protein 2 isoform X3 produces the protein MSKLRTTISAQSRFLSTYDGAENLCLEEIYTENVLEIRTEMGLARSPQKSPATLSLEELFSTCGHLNEDADTVLVVGEAGSGKSTLLQRMHLLWAAGRDFQEFLFVFPFSCRQLQCVAKPLSVQMLLFEHCCWPDFGQQDVFQFLLDHPNRVLLTFDGFDEFRFRFSDHERHCSPTDPTSVQNLLFNLLQGNLLKNARKVLTSRPDAVSALLRKYLRLEINLKGFSEEGIELYLRKCHREPGVADRLIRLLKTTSALHGLCHLPVVSWMVSKCHQELLLHGGGSPKTSTDIYLLILQHFLLHASPPDSVPHSLGSRLLRGRLPTLLHLGRLALWGLGMCCYVFSAKQLQAAHIDDEDISLGFLVHAKSVGPGSTTPLEFLHITFQCFFAALYLVLSTDVSPSLLRQLFSCHGPRSSLLARLLPTTCVPRSERKEGSLAALLQEAEPHNLQITAAFLAGLLSREHRGLLAECQANEEALLRLQGRAQGCLSRSLHQHFRSIPPAVPGEAKSMHAMPGFLWLIRSLYEMQEERLAREAVRGLTVGHLKLTFCGVGPPECAALAFVLRHLRRPVALQLDHNSVGDIGVEQLLPCLSVCKALYLRDNNISDRGICKLIEHALHCEQLQKLALFNNKLTDGCAHSMARLLACKQNFLALRLGNNHITAAGAQALAKGLRANTSLQFLGFWGNKVGDEGAQALAEALGDHQSLRWLSLVGNDIGSVGARALALMLEKNVALEELCLEENHLRDEGVCSLAKGLERNSSLKVLKLSNNCITYLGAESLLQALEKNDTILEVWLRGNTFSLEEMERLSQRDTRLLL